CCCACCGATGGCATGGATTTGCGGCGCAGCCTGCGGCTGGTGCTGCGATCCGGCGAGCAGTTGCCGGCGATGCTGCGCGACGTCGTCGGGGCAACCAGGGTAATCGCAAACTCCGACACCAGTTAACTCCCAGCTCGATGTCGTTATCCTGGTGCCATGGCACGGGGATCAAACGCGGTCGGCGACCTGGCGGTGCAGGACGAGCCGCTGATGGGCACCCAAACGATCAGCCGCGCCCTGAAGGTTCTCGGCATACTTCGGCAGTCCCCTAACGACTTGGGCGTCACCGAATTAGCCCGCACGCTCTCGCTGAACACCAGCACCACCCACCGAATCCTGCGTGCCCTCGTCGCGGCCGGGTACGTCGCACAAAGCAGTCGAACCGAGCGGTATCAACTGGGGCGCGAGGCCTACCTGCTCGGCCGCGCCGCCGAGCGCAGCTTGGGGTTCGACAGCGTCTCCCCGGTGCTGGAGCGGCTCAGCGAGGAATCGGGCGAGTCGACCAATCTTGTCGTCCGCGACGGTGACCACGGCCTGGTCGTGGTGCGCGTGGAGTCGAAACACCCGCTGCGGTTCATCCAGCCCGTGGGCACCAGAATTCCGCTGCATTGCACCAGCAGCGGCAAGGTGTTCCTGGCGTTTGCACCGGATATCGCGGCCGAGGTG
This Mycobacterium simiae DNA region includes the following protein-coding sequences:
- a CDS encoding IclR family transcriptional regulator, which translates into the protein MARGSNAVGDLAVQDEPLMGTQTISRALKVLGILRQSPNDLGVTELARTLSLNTSTTHRILRALVAAGYVAQSSRTERYQLGREAYLLGRAAERSLGFDSVSPVLERLSEESGESTNLVVRDGDHGLVVVRVESKHPLRFIQPVGTRIPLHCTSSGKVFLAFAPDIAAEVARLGELRQLTPITITSNRALLQDLQETRVRGYAVNRGERLEGVRGVAAPAFDAQGAVVAAVAVQGPEVRVRDDRLDELGRLVVSAANEIAALLPGGYQI